The following are from one region of the Salicibibacter kimchii genome:
- a CDS encoding LCP family protein — translation MKKALIIITIVVSALILVVGGFALYLYVSFSSTAKDMHAPIDREGSSIRSEQINFDNNDPVSFLLLGLDAEEVDYGRTDTIIVATVNPGEQSIKMLSIPRDTNTELVGRGWNDKINHAYYYGGEKMAMDTVEHFLDVPIDYIVTVNMDGFEEMVDAVGGITVNNDLEFEYGGESFEKGELELSGKEALAFVRMRQDDPLGDSGRNDRQRQVIEGILSEGANISSVTSIGSILDAIGENVQTNMAFQEMVDMQSYESTMQDLQQLTLSGEHKRLHGVYYYVVDELDKARVSNTLQEHLELE, via the coding sequence ATGAAAAAAGCGCTGATCATCATCACGATTGTTGTTTCCGCTCTTATTTTGGTTGTAGGCGGCTTCGCGCTTTATCTTTATGTTTCTTTTTCATCGACGGCTAAAGATATGCATGCGCCGATTGACCGGGAAGGTTCGAGCATCCGCTCCGAACAGATTAATTTTGATAATAACGATCCTGTTTCTTTTTTATTGCTCGGTTTGGATGCAGAAGAGGTAGATTATGGAAGAACAGACACAATCATCGTTGCCACCGTGAACCCCGGCGAACAATCCATCAAAATGCTCAGCATCCCCCGTGATACAAATACAGAACTCGTCGGCAGAGGCTGGAATGATAAAATCAACCATGCTTATTATTACGGCGGAGAAAAGATGGCAATGGACACGGTGGAGCATTTTTTGGATGTGCCCATCGATTATATCGTGACGGTCAATATGGATGGGTTTGAAGAAATGGTCGACGCCGTCGGCGGCATAACCGTTAACAATGACCTCGAATTCGAATATGGCGGTGAGTCGTTTGAAAAAGGGGAATTGGAACTAAGTGGAAAAGAAGCCCTGGCATTCGTACGCATGCGCCAAGACGACCCGCTCGGGGACTCGGGAAGGAATGACCGCCAACGCCAAGTGATCGAAGGCATTCTAAGTGAAGGGGCTAATATATCATCCGTTACGAGCATCGGATCCATCCTTGATGCAATTGGCGAAAATGTACAGACGAACATGGCGTTTCAAGAGATGGTCGACATGCAAAGTTATGAATCCACGATGCAAGATCTGCAGCAGCTCACCCTAAGCGGCGAACATAAACGTTTGCACGGTGTGTACTATTATGTCGTCGATGAACTGGATAAGGCGCGAGTATCGAATACACTGCAGGAACATTTGGAGCTTGAATAG
- a CDS encoding YkuS family protein codes for MARIGVEASLSDVQAALEEKGHDVVALQQEQDAMDCDCCVTTGMDSNVMGMSDTVSQASIIEAQGLNAEQVCNKVENRLNLAD; via the coding sequence ATGGCCAGAATCGGAGTCGAAGCCTCACTATCGGATGTACAGGCAGCACTGGAAGAGAAGGGGCATGATGTCGTCGCTCTTCAGCAAGAACAAGACGCCATGGATTGCGACTGCTGCGTCACCACAGGGATGGACAGCAATGTCATGGGGATGAGCGATACGGTGTCGCAAGCTTCGATCATTGAAGCGCAAGGGTTAAACGCCGAGCAAGTGTGCAATAAAGTGGAAAATCGCTTAAACCTCGCAGATTAG
- a CDS encoding MBL fold metallo-hydrolase gives MKIEKKNHTVYPIIVPVNNNLKSINFYLYQSGKTLTLIDAGLNNEECWNALLETLKTNGFSLQDISQILLTHHHVDHVGLVDRVVSEHPISVYAHPYSIPRLKRERDFMERRVEFFETLYREADCGEAGENQVRYLKNALQKNEKKAMQTDIQSLEQAQIDLEITEVPGHAPDQVSFFHKETGSLFGGDLLIQHISSNALAEPDFKGRRQRPLLQHMDSMKAADSLQPSTVYSGHGEVIQRTSNLVDMRLREIEEKADKLAKLIPEGLTTAAAIAKSYYEKRYDSQFSLVMSEILGHLDYLEAKERIGKEKKVGVWHYHVT, from the coding sequence TTGAAAATAGAGAAGAAAAACCATACCGTCTATCCCATTATCGTTCCGGTAAACAATAATCTGAAAAGCATTAATTTCTACTTATATCAGTCCGGGAAAACCCTTACCTTGATCGATGCAGGGTTGAACAATGAAGAATGTTGGAATGCCTTATTGGAAACATTGAAAACAAATGGATTTTCGCTGCAGGACATATCACAAATTTTGTTAACCCATCATCATGTCGACCACGTCGGTCTCGTCGATCGAGTCGTAAGCGAGCACCCGATTTCTGTCTATGCCCATCCCTATTCCATTCCTCGTTTAAAAAGAGAACGGGATTTCATGGAGCGCAGGGTGGAATTCTTTGAAACATTATACAGGGAGGCCGATTGCGGCGAAGCAGGCGAGAACCAAGTGCGTTATTTAAAAAATGCTCTGCAAAAAAATGAAAAGAAGGCGATGCAGACGGACATTCAGTCCTTAGAACAAGCGCAAATCGATCTGGAGATCACTGAAGTCCCCGGACATGCGCCGGACCAAGTTTCATTTTTCCACAAAGAAACAGGCTCGCTGTTCGGCGGCGATTTGCTCATTCAACATATCTCCAGCAACGCACTGGCCGAGCCCGATTTTAAAGGACGAAGGCAGCGCCCTCTGTTGCAACATATGGATTCGATGAAAGCAGCGGATTCCTTGCAACCGTCGACGGTTTATTCTGGTCACGGCGAAGTCATTCAACGCACATCCAATTTGGTGGATATGCGATTACGGGAAATCGAAGAAAAAGCGGATAAACTCGCGAAACTCATCCCCGAAGGATTAACGACGGCCGCTGCCATCGCGAAAAGCTATTATGAAAAAAGGTACGACAGTCAATTCTCGCTGGTGATGTCTGAGATTCTCGGGCATTTAGATTATTTGGAAGCAAAAGAACGGATCGGAAAAGAAAAAAAGGTTGGCGTGTGGCATTATCATGTGACGTGA
- a CDS encoding mechanosensitive ion channel — protein sequence MDTMENMLSPLWQAVPNIITALLLLLLAWVIAKIVKKIITSVIRKIKMPNFIEKDDENNGSRSERNENKDSREQLAQSAGSIAYYLVFILFVPSILDALNMTSVAQPISNMMESLLTFLPNLLLAAIILVVGILIARLIRNLVQSALDTVNFDRFFDRLRTNNEERPDAAKLSTTLANIVMVIVLIPIITIALEALNIETISEPIVVVLSTILNIIPSLFVAIILVVAGYYIATFTARLLTGLLNRTNINRVYEAIGFGPKEDQKFDLPDVLGKIVQVLIILFFTVQALEVIDLNVLNQIGNAIIVYLPLLISALLIIGLGLIAGNFLEKAIARYTRSSFSALIVKYTVILFAVFMTLDQLGFASSIVNIAFLLILGGLAVAFAISFGIGGRDFATRQLDKFESRLKKKDHDQEL from the coding sequence ATGGATACTATGGAAAACATGCTTTCGCCACTTTGGCAAGCCGTGCCCAATATCATAACGGCACTTTTGTTATTGTTACTGGCATGGGTGATCGCTAAAATTGTAAAGAAAATCATTACATCAGTGATCCGGAAAATAAAGATGCCGAATTTCATAGAAAAAGATGATGAAAATAATGGAAGCAGGAGCGAGAGAAATGAAAACAAAGACAGTCGAGAACAGCTTGCCCAATCGGCTGGTTCTATCGCGTATTATTTAGTTTTCATCTTGTTTGTGCCAAGCATTTTGGATGCGTTGAATATGACATCCGTCGCGCAACCGATCTCAAATATGATGGAGTCGTTGCTTACGTTTTTACCAAATCTATTATTGGCCGCGATTATTTTAGTCGTTGGTATTTTAATTGCTCGTTTGATCCGTAATCTTGTCCAGAGTGCACTGGACACCGTAAATTTTGATCGTTTTTTTGATCGACTGCGAACCAATAACGAAGAAAGGCCGGACGCTGCGAAACTTTCCACGACATTGGCTAATATTGTCATGGTGATCGTTTTAATTCCAATCATCACCATCGCCCTGGAAGCCTTAAATATAGAAACGATTTCAGAACCGATTGTTGTTGTACTGAGCACGATATTGAACATTATTCCAAGCTTGTTTGTCGCGATTATTCTTGTGGTTGCCGGTTATTATATCGCCACCTTTACCGCCCGTTTGTTAACCGGTTTACTAAATCGCACGAATATTAATCGCGTGTACGAAGCGATTGGCTTTGGACCGAAAGAGGATCAGAAATTTGACCTTCCGGATGTACTCGGTAAAATTGTTCAAGTGTTGATCATTCTGTTCTTCACGGTTCAAGCATTGGAAGTCATTGATTTAAACGTGCTTAATCAAATCGGTAATGCCATTATCGTATATCTGCCGTTGCTCATCAGTGCATTGTTGATCATCGGGCTCGGACTTATCGCCGGGAATTTCTTGGAGAAAGCCATTGCTCGCTATACACGTAGCTCGTTCTCGGCGCTGATCGTAAAATATACCGTCATTCTCTTTGCCGTATTTATGACGTTGGATCAACTCGGTTTTGCGAGTTCGATTGTGAACATTGCCTTCCTCTTGATCCTCGGCGGATTGGCTGTCGCATTCGCCATTTCCTTCGGTATCGGGGGCCGCGACTTCGCGACGAGACAATTGGACAAGTTTGAAAGCCGTTTGAAGAAAAAAGATCATGACCAAGAATTGTAG
- a CDS encoding esterase/lipase family protein: MRLTFLFTCLNLITLFVLTPFLAETDVKAEDDSEAEDEAEFLNAQGIPPPGANDPECRLEDGENPVILVPGTFARSSYNFLALSPELSEREYCVYAFNYGFTFSGPSTGPIEDSAQKLQTFINNVLELTGADEVDIIGHSQGGMMPRYYVDALDGDETVDNLIAFASPHHGTEGILEFSNITGIGSTLLACDACHQQLAGSDFLNELNAEDETPGGVAYTNIVTTEDAVILPYTNGYLNGPEAQVSNIAVQDYLSEGSPGHIGIVFHEPSYAFALDALENEGPANPERAVERGEETRPVYENSSGASILERMKASNVLFSVFDPILDCLEASNVLFSAFDPIKTMSSYPGC, encoded by the coding sequence ATGCGCTTAACATTTTTATTCACCTGTTTGAATTTGATAACCCTCTTTGTATTAACACCTTTCTTAGCAGAGACCGATGTTAAGGCAGAAGATGACTCGGAGGCAGAGGATGAAGCAGAATTCTTGAACGCTCAAGGCATTCCTCCTCCCGGAGCCAATGACCCTGAATGCCGGCTGGAGGACGGAGAGAATCCTGTCATTCTAGTGCCAGGCACATTTGCTCGGAGTTCGTACAACTTCCTTGCCCTCTCACCTGAACTTTCGGAGCGCGAATACTGTGTGTATGCCTTTAATTACGGGTTTACTTTTTCCGGCCCTTCCACAGGGCCGATCGAGGATTCGGCACAAAAATTACAAACGTTTATCAACAATGTGTTGGAACTAACGGGTGCCGATGAAGTTGACATCATCGGGCACAGCCAAGGCGGAATGATGCCGAGATACTATGTGGATGCTCTTGATGGAGATGAAACAGTGGACAACTTGATTGCTTTCGCGTCCCCGCATCATGGCACGGAAGGGATCCTTGAGTTTAGCAATATCACGGGAATCGGAAGCACCCTCCTTGCATGTGACGCCTGCCATCAACAGCTTGCCGGTTCTGATTTTCTTAATGAGCTAAATGCAGAAGATGAGACACCCGGAGGCGTCGCTTACACAAACATTGTCACCACCGAAGATGCTGTAATCCTCCCTTATACAAACGGATATTTGAACGGTCCTGAAGCGCAAGTGTCCAATATAGCTGTTCAAGACTATTTATCAGAAGGATCCCCGGGGCACATAGGAATTGTCTTTCACGAGCCTTCCTATGCCTTTGCATTAGACGCACTGGAAAACGAGGGGCCTGCCAACCCCGAGCGAGCAGTGGAGCGGGGAGAGGAAACACGCCCTGTTTATGAAAACAGTAGCGGTGCGTCGATTTTAGAACGTATGAAGGCGTCTAACGTTCTATTTTCGGTCTTCGACCCGATTTTAGATTGCTTAGAAGCTTCTAACGTTCTGTTTTCGGCCTTCGATCCAATTAAAACGATGAGTTCATACCCCGGATGTTGA
- a CDS encoding beta-class carbonic anhydrase, with protein sequence MYLDNILAHNREFIGSNQYEGYKTSKLPNQKSVILTCMDTRLIELLPAAMNIKNGDVKMIKNAGGLITSPYGSGVRSLLIAVHVLQAEEVLIIGHKDCGMQQLDPSFVMEQMKTRGISKEEIQTVTDDGIDVAEWLAGFETVEEAVANSVSILREHPLMPGAIPVHGLVIDPETGELSLVTRGYDA encoded by the coding sequence ATGTATTTAGACAACATTCTTGCCCACAACAGAGAATTTATCGGTTCAAATCAATATGAAGGCTATAAAACCAGCAAACTGCCAAACCAAAAATCTGTGATTTTGACGTGTATGGATACGCGTTTAATCGAATTATTGCCGGCAGCCATGAACATCAAAAACGGAGATGTAAAAATGATCAAAAATGCCGGCGGTTTGATTACAAGCCCTTATGGTAGCGGCGTTCGTAGCCTACTTATCGCGGTTCATGTCTTACAGGCGGAGGAAGTGCTAATCATCGGGCATAAAGATTGCGGGATGCAACAACTCGATCCTTCCTTCGTGATGGAACAAATGAAAACAAGAGGGATTTCGAAGGAAGAAATTCAAACCGTTACCGATGATGGTATAGATGTGGCAGAGTGGTTGGCAGGTTTTGAAACGGTGGAAGAAGCAGTAGCAAACAGTGTGAGCATTCTAAGGGAACATCCTCTCATGCCGGGCGCTATCCCGGTTCATGGCCTGGTCATTGACCCGGAAACCGGAGAGCTTTCGCTCGTAACGCGCGGTTATGATGCGTGA
- a CDS encoding 2Fe-2S iron-sulfur cluster-binding protein, whose protein sequence is MPTVHVDGKHSFEVEEGKKLVLALEDNGIDILHRCGGNAKCTTCRCEVLEGELGPKGEAEEAILSDKDITDPKIRLSCQNRVYSDLTVKPVKTTTTTNLDPGKRPVD, encoded by the coding sequence ATGCCAACGGTTCATGTAGATGGAAAACATTCGTTTGAAGTGGAAGAAGGAAAAAAACTAGTACTCGCTTTGGAGGACAATGGCATTGACATTTTGCACCGTTGTGGCGGGAATGCAAAGTGTACGACGTGCCGGTGTGAGGTGCTGGAAGGAGAATTAGGCCCGAAAGGGGAAGCTGAAGAAGCGATTCTTAGCGATAAGGACATCACTGATCCGAAGATCCGGCTTTCTTGCCAAAACCGCGTGTATTCCGATCTTACGGTAAAGCCTGTGAAAACAACAACGACTACGAACTTGGACCCGGGCAAGCGACCAGTTGATTAA
- a CDS encoding NifU N-terminal domain-containing protein, translating to MNVQAEPTPNPNAMKFTADQTIFEQSTSLKKGEETDHPVAKKLLVIEGVDNIFGINDFVTVNKTEDASWDDLLPEIEKAFGD from the coding sequence ATGAATGTACAAGCCGAACCAACACCAAACCCGAATGCGATGAAGTTTACTGCTGACCAAACAATTTTCGAACAAAGCACTTCCCTGAAAAAAGGAGAGGAAACGGACCACCCGGTCGCGAAAAAATTGCTCGTAATCGAAGGTGTCGACAATATTTTCGGCATCAATGATTTCGTTACTGTAAATAAAACCGAAGATGCCAGTTGGGATGATTTATTGCCCGAAATTGAAAAAGCATTCGGAGACTAG
- a CDS encoding bile acid:sodium symporter family protein yields MHTLTNISHWAGKYFAPLVIAAAVFAYFFTELAVLSNAINILLGIVMFGMGLTLKATDFSMIFKKPAHVIIGVLMQFTMMPLLALLLVWLFGFPPELAVGFILLGSVPGGTSSNVMVYLAKGDLPLSVTMTTLSTLLAPVATPLIMYIVANNWLPVDPFDLFLSITQIVLIPIILGIIVNSFFSRGVQKVTPALPLVSVTAIILIVMGVVAANAEQILEVGLLVFAAAVLHNTGGYLLGYMIAKLLNVDPAQCRAVSIEVGMQNSGLASGLGAAHFSPLAALPGAVFSVVHNISGPLLANYWSRRPLKKISVRSETGVKRDASQRND; encoded by the coding sequence TTGCACACACTTACAAACATTAGCCACTGGGCCGGCAAATACTTTGCCCCCCTTGTCATCGCGGCCGCGGTTTTTGCTTATTTTTTCACGGAATTAGCCGTCCTTTCCAATGCGATAAATATTCTTCTCGGTATCGTCATGTTCGGGATGGGTTTAACGTTAAAGGCGACAGATTTTTCCATGATTTTCAAAAAACCTGCCCATGTCATCATTGGTGTCCTTATGCAATTTACGATGATGCCACTGCTCGCATTGTTGCTCGTCTGGTTATTTGGTTTTCCGCCCGAATTAGCCGTCGGGTTTATCCTCTTAGGATCGGTGCCTGGAGGGACGTCCTCCAATGTGATGGTTTATTTGGCGAAAGGGGACTTGCCTTTATCGGTGACGATGACGACGTTATCCACGTTGCTCGCACCAGTGGCCACCCCGTTAATCATGTATATCGTTGCCAACAACTGGCTCCCAGTTGACCCGTTTGATCTTTTTCTTTCAATTACACAGATTGTCCTTATCCCGATTATTCTCGGTATTATCGTTAATTCCTTCTTTAGCAGAGGGGTTCAAAAAGTCACACCGGCGTTGCCGCTAGTCTCGGTTACCGCGATCATCCTTATCGTTATGGGGGTTGTGGCAGCAAATGCGGAACAAATCCTTGAAGTGGGACTCCTAGTGTTTGCCGCGGCAGTGCTTCATAACACAGGTGGTTACCTGCTTGGTTATATGATCGCGAAACTGTTAAACGTCGACCCCGCGCAGTGCCGAGCCGTTTCCATCGAGGTCGGCATGCAAAACTCCGGCCTTGCTTCCGGCCTTGGAGCTGCCCATTTCAGCCCTTTAGCCGCATTGCCGGGCGCGGTTTTCAGCGTCGTGCATAATATTTCAGGGCCGCTTTTAGCAAATTATTGGAGCCGAAGGCCTTTGAAAAAAATAAGCGTTCGTAGTGAGACGGGGGTGAAACGTGATGCCTCACAACGAAACGATTAA
- a CDS encoding M20 metallopeptidase family protein, producing MTVADTEKLEALFSDIVQWRRHLHTYPELSFHEVETPAFIAEKLETLGLEVKRNVGGRGVVAYLRGEKPGPTIALRADFDALPIEEENDISYKSQTPGVMHACGHDGHTAALLGVASVLAGKKNDINGAMVFLFQHAEEKPPGGAQEMIKDGCLEGVDVVYGAHVASDIPLGQVNVTSGPIMAAVDAFTIHVQGKGGHGARPHDTKDAVVAGTQLVTELQQIVARRVDPMDTAVVTVGIFQAGTAFNVIADSAHIEGTVRTFNQETREQIEEEIRSIVKGVETSTHVNCTVDYLNGYPTLVNHTRETALLGEVAADVLGDEAPISRPAHLGGEDFAFYLQERPGAFFHVGAMTNDEQTQFPHHHPRFNFDEEALLNIGKLFLGIVERYNGGGN from the coding sequence ATGACCGTAGCAGATACTGAAAAACTGGAAGCTTTATTTTCCGATATCGTGCAATGGAGACGCCATTTGCACACCTATCCGGAGCTTTCTTTTCACGAAGTCGAGACACCGGCGTTTATCGCCGAGAAATTGGAAACGTTAGGACTGGAAGTGAAACGAAACGTCGGCGGCCGCGGCGTGGTTGCTTACCTCCGCGGAGAAAAACCGGGGCCGACGATCGCCCTTCGTGCTGATTTTGATGCCCTGCCGATTGAAGAAGAAAACGATATATCCTATAAATCGCAAACCCCCGGTGTGATGCATGCGTGCGGCCATGATGGACATACGGCGGCGTTGCTCGGCGTGGCGAGCGTATTAGCAGGAAAAAAGAACGACATTAACGGGGCGATGGTATTTCTTTTCCAGCACGCAGAAGAAAAACCACCGGGTGGGGCGCAGGAAATGATTAAAGACGGCTGTCTCGAAGGCGTGGACGTTGTGTATGGAGCCCATGTCGCCTCCGATATTCCTCTCGGACAAGTCAACGTAACGAGCGGCCCGATCATGGCAGCGGTAGATGCATTCACCATTCACGTTCAGGGCAAAGGCGGTCACGGCGCACGTCCGCATGATACGAAGGATGCGGTGGTCGCGGGGACGCAGCTTGTCACCGAATTGCAGCAAATCGTCGCCCGGAGAGTAGACCCGATGGATACAGCGGTCGTCACCGTCGGTATTTTTCAAGCGGGAACGGCGTTTAACGTGATCGCGGATTCTGCGCATATTGAAGGCACAGTGCGGACCTTCAACCAAGAAACACGCGAGCAAATCGAGGAGGAAATCCGTTCGATCGTAAAGGGTGTGGAAACATCGACACATGTAAACTGTACGGTGGATTATTTGAATGGGTACCCAACACTCGTGAATCATACGCGGGAGACAGCATTACTTGGTGAGGTTGCGGCCGATGTGCTCGGCGATGAAGCACCGATTTCCAGACCGGCCCATCTCGGCGGCGAAGACTTCGCTTTTTACCTGCAAGAACGGCCGGGCGCGTTTTTCCATGTCGGGGCAATGACAAATGACGAGCAGACTCAGTTCCCCCACCATCATCCGCGCTTTAATTTTGACGAAGAAGCATTGTTGAATATCGGAAAATTGTTTTTGGGGATTGTGGAGAGGTACAACGGCGGCGGGAATTAG
- a CDS encoding nucleoside triphosphate pyrophosphohydrolase, producing the protein MPKYHKLVRDKIPEMIENQGRKVTTRILDEKAYHRELRAKLQEEVNEYLHADSSVQSIEELADVLEVIHHLAEGHDASFDDVEKVRKEKEETRGGFQERILLEEVYDD; encoded by the coding sequence ATGCCTAAGTATCATAAACTCGTTCGGGATAAGATCCCTGAAATGATAGAGAATCAGGGAAGAAAGGTTACGACAAGGATTTTGGACGAGAAAGCGTATCATAGGGAGCTGCGCGCCAAACTGCAGGAAGAAGTAAATGAGTATCTGCATGCAGATTCGTCCGTTCAATCGATTGAAGAGTTAGCGGATGTGCTTGAGGTCATTCATCATCTTGCAGAAGGCCATGATGCTTCATTTGATGATGTCGAGAAGGTTCGTAAAGAAAAGGAGGAAACACGAGGAGGTTTTCAAGAACGGATATTGCTAGAAGAGGTGTATGATGACTGA
- a CDS encoding DEAD/DEAH box helicase family protein encodes MTDIRLLTRHLGPTLIKKMEESTSICILTSFVMDSGVRYLAPALIDAADRGAEIKICTGDYLFVTQPHALERLLDLHPNIELRLWQSNGNSFHPKAYLFKQKDKKYTYIGSSNLSHSALNHGVEWNVEVADRSSFYEDALDQFTKTFYASETIALNNESLQLYKERYERHHANQPDTIRQFTQGEEADLMLPEDEMTDEPDIIHEAPATYEVDIKPRFAQIEALAELEKTIEEEYSKALVVMATGLGKTYLAAFFAKRFKRILFIAHLEEILHQAARSFQKVVPAYSTGIYNGKRKESDADVCFASIFTLSMDQHLTAFDPDAFDLIIVDEFHHAAAKTYSKVLEYFNPSFLLGITATPDRNDNKDVYALCDGNVAFRFDFLQAIDRGWLSPFRYFGVYDDTDYSQLTWLGNRYAEDELLAVQLRDSMAERIYDAWKKRKQTKTVAFCSSIRQANFLSAYFQEKGITAISLTSSSEMSRAQAIAAFTSGKIEIIFTVNLFNEGVDIPAIDTLLFVRPTESLTVFTQQLGRGLRLSEGKEHCVVIDLIGNYRNADVKLSVLGSESGRKGPRDIQPEVPSGCEIELDVKVVSLISELKRKKQPRKERLTNDYIAVKQELGRRPTYLELHLQGKSSSVEYRQEYRSYFHFLSVAEELTDREQAIVKRYDAWIAEVEKTGMARSYKMVLLKTMLDRGKDEWIKPITREESAVGFSRYYLEKEHRFREFAKDKTSHQHWIHDLTKTAKKIEEMPMTKWSGSGGDLLKLEAGTFSLNFDVPPEDRKALYEITKEICEYRLHWYFERKG; translated from the coding sequence ATGACTGATATACGATTGTTAACGCGCCATCTCGGTCCGACGCTGATTAAGAAAATGGAAGAAAGCACGTCTATTTGTATTCTTACTTCTTTTGTCATGGACTCTGGTGTGCGATATCTCGCGCCTGCTTTAATAGATGCTGCGGATCGTGGCGCTGAAATTAAGATTTGCACCGGGGATTATTTGTTTGTTACTCAGCCCCATGCACTTGAACGGTTGTTAGATCTTCATCCGAACATTGAGCTCCGCCTTTGGCAGAGTAACGGGAACTCCTTTCACCCAAAGGCATACTTATTTAAACAAAAAGATAAAAAATATACATATATAGGTTCATCGAACCTGTCCCATTCTGCATTAAATCATGGAGTCGAGTGGAATGTGGAAGTCGCTGATCGTTCGTCATTCTATGAAGATGCGCTTGATCAGTTTACGAAAACCTTTTACGCTTCGGAAACGATAGCGCTAAACAATGAGTCGCTTCAATTATATAAAGAACGGTATGAACGACATCACGCCAATCAGCCGGACACGATTCGGCAGTTCACCCAAGGGGAAGAAGCCGATTTAATGCTTCCGGAAGATGAAATGACTGATGAACCCGACATCATACACGAAGCGCCGGCAACGTATGAAGTGGATATAAAACCGCGCTTTGCCCAGATTGAAGCATTGGCTGAACTTGAAAAGACGATCGAGGAAGAGTATTCCAAAGCCCTTGTCGTTATGGCAACCGGACTTGGCAAAACGTATCTCGCTGCTTTTTTTGCGAAGCGATTTAAAAGAATTTTATTCATTGCTCATTTGGAAGAAATCCTTCACCAAGCGGCTCGTTCTTTTCAAAAAGTTGTCCCTGCGTATTCGACCGGGATCTATAATGGCAAGCGAAAAGAAAGTGATGCAGACGTTTGTTTTGCATCGATTTTCACATTGAGCATGGATCAACATTTAACCGCTTTTGATCCCGATGCCTTTGATTTGATCATTGTCGATGAGTTCCATCATGCGGCGGCTAAAACATATTCAAAGGTGCTTGAGTACTTCAATCCTTCTTTTTTACTCGGGATTACGGCAACGCCCGATCGCAATGACAACAAGGATGTTTATGCGCTATGTGACGGTAATGTTGCCTTTCGCTTCGACTTCCTGCAGGCGATTGACCGCGGCTGGCTTTCGCCGTTTCGCTACTTCGGCGTTTACGATGATACCGACTACAGCCAACTCACATGGCTCGGCAATCGGTATGCAGAAGATGAACTGCTGGCAGTCCAGCTTCGAGATTCAATGGCAGAAAGAATCTATGATGCATGGAAAAAAAGAAAACAGACAAAAACAGTTGCTTTTTGTTCTTCGATCCGGCAGGCAAATTTCCTCTCTGCATATTTTCAAGAAAAAGGAATCACAGCCATTAGTTTAACCTCTAGTTCCGAAATGAGCAGAGCGCAGGCAATTGCAGCTTTTACATCCGGAAAGATTGAAATCATCTTTACCGTCAATCTTTTCAATGAAGGCGTGGACATTCCGGCTATCGACACCCTCCTTTTCGTACGGCCGACAGAATCCTTGACCGTTTTCACTCAGCAACTTGGACGTGGTTTGAGATTGAGCGAGGGTAAAGAGCACTGCGTCGTGATTGATTTAATCGGAAATTATCGCAATGCAGATGTGAAATTAAGTGTCCTCGGCTCAGAAAGCGGTCGAAAAGGTCCGCGTGATATTCAACCGGAAGTTCCAAGCGGGTGTGAGATTGAACTAGACGTCAAGGTCGTATCACTAATCAGTGAGCTAAAACGTAAAAAACAGCCACGCAAGGAAAGGCTGACGAATGACTACATAGCGGTGAAACAAGAACTTGGCAGGCGACCGACTTACCTTGAGCTCCATCTTCAAGGCAAATCTTCATCCGTTGAGTATCGCCAGGAATACCGTTCTTATTTTCATTTCCTTTCGGTTGCTGAGGAGCTGACAGATCGAGAACAGGCGATTGTGAAACGATACGATGCCTGGATTGCAGAAGTGGAGAAAACCGGCATGGCGAGAAGTTATAAGATGGTTCTGTTGAAAACAATGTTGGATCGAGGCAAAGACGAATGGATAAAGCCAATCACACGTGAAGAAAGCGCAGTCGGGTTTAGCCGCTATTACTTGGAAAAGGAACACCGCTTCAGGGAATTTGCGAAAGATAAAACAAGCCACCAACACTGGATCCATGATCTAACCAAAACCGCCAAAAAAATTGAAGAAATGCCCATGACCAAATGGAGCGGAAGCGGAGGGGATTTGCTAAAACTCGAAGCAGGCACATTCAGCCTGAACTTCGACGTCCCGCCGGAAGACCGAAAAGCGTTATACGAAATAACAAAAGAAATCTGCGAATATCGATTGCACTGGTATTTTGAGCGGAAAGGGTAA